The Candidatus Angelobacter sp. genome has a segment encoding these proteins:
- a CDS encoding LysM peptidoglycan-binding domain-containing protein, whose product MNNPSPLIPQGSLLEQKAKSRPHLRVAYIIVAIHLVFLGGLLIQGCKKEDVTAKNNLSTNDSTLPPLDQTNLYPTNAGALSTNPPLQELTQPGLQPATNITAPIPALPAPEATAAGASREYIVLKGDSFYTIGKKFGVSASAIGKANPGVDSTRLQVGQKLVVPAPAASVAAATSAGNGMDNVYVVKTGDTLLKIAKANATTVNEIKALNGLKTDRIKVGDKLKVPAAKSTPTAPATPTAPPPGGTGNL is encoded by the coding sequence ATGAACAATCCGAGTCCGCTCATTCCACAAGGCTCGCTCCTTGAGCAAAAAGCCAAAAGCAGGCCCCATCTCCGCGTCGCTTATATCATCGTGGCAATCCATCTGGTCTTTTTGGGCGGCCTGCTCATTCAAGGCTGCAAGAAGGAGGACGTCACCGCCAAAAATAACCTGTCCACCAACGATTCGACGCTGCCACCCCTGGACCAGACCAATCTTTACCCGACCAACGCGGGCGCACTTTCGACGAACCCGCCGTTACAGGAATTGACTCAACCGGGGCTTCAACCGGCGACCAACATTACCGCGCCAATTCCCGCATTGCCGGCGCCGGAGGCGACCGCCGCAGGCGCCTCGCGCGAGTACATCGTGCTGAAAGGCGATTCGTTTTACACGATCGGTAAAAAATTCGGCGTGTCGGCCAGCGCCATCGGGAAGGCTAATCCCGGAGTGGACTCGACCCGGCTGCAGGTGGGTCAAAAACTGGTGGTTCCAGCCCCGGCAGCATCCGTGGCGGCTGCAACCTCGGCGGGCAACGGCATGGATAACGTGTACGTGGTAAAGACCGGCGATACGTTGCTTAAGATCGCCAAGGCCAACGCCACGACCGTCAACGAGATCAAGGCGCTCAACGGGCTGAAGACCGACCGCATCAAGGTGGGTGACAAACTGAAAGTGCCTGCGGCGAAGAGTACGCCCACCGCACCGGCGACGCCGACGGCACCTCCGCCGGGAGGGACCGGGAACCTGTAA